In one Tepidisphaeraceae bacterium genomic region, the following are encoded:
- a CDS encoding class I adenylate-forming enzyme family protein: MHEWMQAMTDLQLIRRIECHAAASRIAYVELKSSRWISYADLLGQVRGRFVELCTSVGATDVVMLRCDDRVDFASWFLAILACGARVLPVAPALTMTELRNMATRAGATAIVADVSTRIAMEECLPLSWDVHRWNGSPEVFDEEMNGPIAGDWGDLLLSSSGTTGEPKIVHRTAASLDAVARNMVEAIGFGRRDHVLSCVPLSHSYGLEHGLLAPLWAGSTVHLCDGLDLPQVTRALAGPITVWPAVPSMIEMLAAVGDESLTMPSLRVVYSAGGPLPRAVYDRFQSRFGVRVGQLYGMTEIGSVTFGSPSSETFEPASVGRPMRGVSVRVLNVDDAGQSVAPGEEGEIAVRAPSMFRGYVGAGAALVDGHFRTGDLGHLTAAGNVVITGRVRLLIDTGGLKVNPLEVEAVLGQHPQVADCVVVPVRQSETVQRLKAIIVPRDVATPPDVIELRRFTKERLASYKVPRLFEFARSLPRNDAGKIKRQLLEAP, from the coding sequence ATGCATGAGTGGATGCAGGCCATGACCGACCTTCAGCTCATCCGACGTATCGAATGCCATGCGGCCGCGAGCCGGATCGCGTACGTCGAGCTTAAGTCCTCGCGGTGGATCTCGTACGCAGATCTATTGGGACAGGTGCGCGGGCGTTTTGTGGAGTTGTGTACCAGCGTTGGTGCCACCGATGTCGTGATGCTGCGGTGCGACGATCGCGTTGACTTCGCATCTTGGTTTCTCGCGATCCTCGCTTGCGGCGCCCGGGTTTTGCCCGTCGCGCCTGCACTCACCATGACGGAGCTCCGCAACATGGCCACGCGCGCCGGAGCGACGGCGATCGTCGCCGACGTCAGCACGCGAATTGCGATGGAGGAGTGCTTGCCCCTCAGTTGGGACGTTCATCGCTGGAACGGAAGTCCGGAAGTTTTTGACGAAGAGATGAACGGCCCGATTGCTGGTGATTGGGGTGACCTGCTGCTGTCCAGTTCCGGCACCACCGGCGAGCCTAAGATTGTCCACCGCACCGCGGCATCGCTGGACGCGGTGGCGCGCAACATGGTCGAGGCGATCGGGTTCGGCCGGCGCGATCATGTGCTGTCGTGCGTGCCGTTGTCGCACTCGTACGGCTTGGAACACGGCCTGCTCGCGCCGCTGTGGGCGGGCAGCACGGTGCACCTGTGCGACGGGCTCGATCTGCCGCAGGTGACGCGGGCGCTGGCCGGACCGATCACCGTTTGGCCGGCGGTTCCGTCGATGATCGAGATGCTGGCGGCGGTGGGGGATGAATCGCTGACGATGCCGTCGCTGCGCGTCGTCTACTCGGCTGGTGGGCCGTTGCCGCGGGCGGTGTACGATCGGTTCCAGTCGCGCTTCGGCGTGCGAGTCGGCCAATTGTATGGCATGACGGAGATTGGCTCGGTCACCTTCGGGTCGCCATCGTCCGAGACGTTCGAACCCGCCAGTGTGGGACGACCGATGCGCGGCGTATCGGTGCGCGTGCTGAACGTGGACGACGCCGGCCAGTCGGTCGCCCCCGGCGAGGAAGGCGAGATCGCCGTGCGGGCGCCGTCGATGTTCCGCGGGTACGTGGGGGCGGGCGCGGCCTTGGTCGACGGCCATTTTCGCACGGGCGACCTGGGGCACCTAACCGCCGCGGGCAACGTTGTCATTACCGGGCGCGTGCGCTTGCTCATCGACACCGGTGGGCTGAAGGTGAACCCGCTGGAGGTTGAAGCCGTGCTCGGCCAGCATCCGCAGGTGGCCGATTGCGTCGTGGTGCCCGTACGGCAAAGTGAGACGGTGCAGCGGCTGAAGGCGATCATCGTGCCGCGCGATGTCGCGACGCCGCCCGACGTGATCGAACTGCGTCGCTTCACCAAGGAACGCCTGGCCAGTTACAAAGTGCCACGGCTGTTCGAGTTCGCGCGGTCGCTGCCGCGCAACGATGCCGGCAAGATCAAGCGACAACTGCTGGAGGCACCGTGA
- a CDS encoding NAD(P)/FAD-dependent oxidoreductase, whose product MNASPEYDAVIIGGGPGGSTTAIAMARAGLKVIVLEKDHHPRFHIGESILPRNMAIIRELGLEDELKKLPHLTKLGAEFGMGNDHNTMRFRFADGLVEGSPVFNIERSHFDKMLIDQARLAGAEVCEGVTVKKINRLEEGFCEVATADRTYSGRVLMDASGHGTVVGRHLGQRRNFDDPHLQKVAYFQHFDHVERLPGDSTGHPTIIMCDEGWFWIIGLTETKTSVGFVTRPSFVKELNVAPDRLLQWAVARCPVVRHRMRNAVGEPTNRVLADFSYTCSPHAGPGFFLIGDAGAFLDPIFSTGVTLAMNGGCEAARLAIAVMKGQMAPAKAHAAYVRFVKGSTFVLWRLIRRYYRHSFRELFLHGTGPHQVHRAIISILAGQVFPKPVWALRWRMWLFEVCEVLNRYVPMVPRRARFSLVAEAPVQLPQIDAPAIAGVTA is encoded by the coding sequence ATGAACGCTTCTCCCGAGTACGACGCAGTCATCATCGGTGGCGGCCCCGGCGGCAGCACGACCGCGATCGCCATGGCCCGCGCGGGGCTGAAGGTGATCGTGTTGGAAAAGGACCATCACCCGCGCTTCCACATCGGTGAATCGATTTTGCCGCGCAACATGGCGATCATTCGCGAGCTTGGGTTGGAGGACGAGCTGAAGAAGCTGCCGCACCTGACGAAGCTCGGCGCCGAGTTCGGCATGGGCAACGATCACAACACGATGCGCTTCCGCTTCGCCGACGGGCTGGTGGAGGGCTCGCCGGTCTTCAACATCGAACGCTCACACTTCGACAAGATGCTGATCGACCAGGCCCGCCTGGCCGGCGCCGAGGTGTGCGAGGGGGTGACGGTGAAGAAGATCAACCGGCTGGAAGAGGGCTTCTGCGAGGTGGCCACCGCCGACCGCACGTATAGCGGCCGCGTGCTGATGGACGCGTCGGGCCATGGCACGGTGGTCGGTCGGCATTTGGGCCAACGGCGGAACTTCGACGACCCGCATTTGCAAAAGGTCGCCTACTTCCAGCACTTCGACCACGTCGAACGCCTGCCCGGCGACTCCACCGGCCACCCGACGATCATCATGTGCGACGAGGGCTGGTTCTGGATCATCGGTTTGACCGAGACCAAGACGAGCGTCGGCTTCGTCACCCGACCGAGCTTTGTGAAGGAACTGAACGTCGCGCCGGACCGCCTGCTGCAGTGGGCGGTCGCGCGGTGCCCGGTGGTGCGGCACCGCATGCGCAACGCGGTGGGCGAGCCGACGAACCGCGTGCTGGCCGACTTCAGCTACACCTGTTCGCCGCACGCGGGGCCGGGGTTCTTCCTGATCGGCGACGCTGGTGCATTCTTGGACCCGATCTTCTCCACCGGCGTCACGCTGGCCATGAACGGCGGCTGCGAGGCCGCACGGCTGGCGATCGCGGTGATGAAGGGGCAGATGGCGCCGGCCAAGGCGCACGCGGCGTACGTGCGGTTCGTGAAGGGCAGCACGTTCGTCCTGTGGCGGCTGATCCGCCGGTACTACCGCCATTCGTTCCGCGAGCTGTTCCTGCACGGCACCGGGCCGCACCAGGTGCACCGCGCGATCATCTCGATCTTGGCAGGCCAGGTGTTCCCCAAACCCGTGTGGGCCCTCCGCTGGCGCATGTGGCTGTTCGAGGTGTGCGAGGTGCTGAACCGCTACGTGCCCATGGTGCCGCGGCGCGCCCGGTTTAGCTTGGTGGCCGAGGCGCCGGTGCAGTTGCCCCAGATCGACGCGCCGGCCATTGCAGGCGTGACTGCCTGA